In Opitutia bacterium, one genomic interval encodes:
- the proC gene encoding pyrroline-5-carboxylate reductase, with product MAHTLAFLGSGRLGSAIIRGLLAQKIHAPASIACTSKSGASAQKLAAETGIACESDLARLLGPADIVVVAFKPQSLATADPRLAELTAGKLVISLLAGKRIARLAQTFPHARNLVRTMPNTPAAIGAGITAYCSQAPLTDADRVTVERMLGALGEFVALDEEYFDAVTAVGGSGPGFVFEFIGALRDGGIAAGLPPDVAQRLAAQTALGSLKLLAHTGATPEALRDQVVSPNGTTYAGLQVLAGAKFRDLLRATVAAAARRADELSRD from the coding sequence GTGGCTCACACCCTCGCCTTCCTCGGCTCCGGCCGCCTCGGCTCCGCGATCATTCGCGGCCTCCTCGCGCAGAAAATCCACGCGCCCGCCTCCATCGCCTGCACGAGCAAATCCGGCGCTTCCGCCCAGAAACTCGCCGCCGAAACCGGCATCGCCTGCGAATCCGACCTCGCTCGCCTGCTCGGTCCCGCCGACATCGTCGTCGTCGCCTTCAAGCCGCAATCGCTCGCGACCGCCGACCCGCGCCTCGCTGAACTCACCGCCGGCAAACTCGTCATCTCGCTGCTGGCTGGCAAACGCATCGCGCGTCTCGCGCAGACCTTTCCGCACGCGCGCAACCTCGTGCGCACCATGCCGAACACTCCCGCCGCCATCGGCGCCGGCATCACCGCCTATTGCTCGCAAGCCCCGCTGACCGACGCCGACCGCGTCACCGTCGAGCGCATGCTCGGCGCGCTGGGCGAGTTCGTTGCGCTCGACGAGGAATACTTCGACGCCGTCACCGCCGTCGGCGGCAGCGGCCCGGGCTTCGTCTTCGAATTCATCGGCGCGCTCCGCGACGGCGGCATCGCCGCCGGCCTCCCGCCTGACGTCGCGCAACGCCTCGCCGCGCAAACCGCGCTCGGCTCGCTCAAACTTCTCGCCCACACCGGCGCGACGCCCGAAGCCCTGCGCGATCAGGTCGTCTCGCCCAACGGCACGACCTACGCCGGCCTGCAAGTGCTCGCCGGCGCCAAGTTCCGCGACCTGCTCCGCGCCACCGTCGCCGCCGCCGCCCGCCGTGCCGACGAGCTCTCGCGGGATTGA